A single window of Periophthalmus magnuspinnatus isolate fPerMag1 chromosome 22, fPerMag1.2.pri, whole genome shotgun sequence DNA harbors:
- the LOC129457352 gene encoding uncharacterized protein LOC129457352, whose amino-acid sequence MKRGQRDQQDRGKEEASADHMDVPAAAENPPTQPPDPPSSSAPLAMLPSSSATALLALASPGTRRSISMGDFRRVTGALLATSDPPSASATAPSSRLVTPSSSMEFEAARRRLLEVEERQKVIREMEKRLEELREVFVRSEEEVVIHGEIVSRITTSAQQGELFVAENTQRLKKGLKFKKHRPTIVFSSMLGLRTCLPWPVKLK is encoded by the coding sequence ATGAAGCGGGGGCAGAGGGACCAGCAGGATCGGGGGAAGGAGGAGGCCAGTGCTGACCACATGGATGTGCCTGCTGCAGCTGAAAACCCTCCAACCCAACCTCCGGACCCAccatcctcctctgcaccattaGCCATGCTACCATCCAGCTCAGCTACTGCCCTGTTAGCGCTAGCATCCCCAGGCACCAGGCGCTCCATCTCTATGGGGGACTTCCGCAGGGTGACAGGGGCGCTGCTGGCCACCTCAGACCCACCTTCAGCCTCAGCCACAGCCCCCTCCTCCAGACTGGTGACCCCCAGTTCCAGCATGGAGTTTGAGGCAGCCCGAAGGAGGTTACTGGAGGTGGAGGAGCGACAGAAGGTGATCCGTGAGATGGAGAAGAGGCTGGAGGAGCTCAGGGAGGTATTTGTGAGATCTGAAGAGGAGGTGGTGATTCACGGAGAAATTGTGTCCAGGATTACAACCTCTGCCCAGCAGGGGGAGCTCTTTGTGGCAGAGAATACTCAGCGTTTGAAGAAGGGATTGAAGTTCAAGAAGCACCGGCCCACCATTGTGTTTTCGTCTATGCTGGGGCTGAGGACGTGTCTGCCCTGGCCCGTCAAGCTCAAATAG